Part of the Paenibacillus guangzhouensis genome is shown below.
TGCAGAGAAGGTTTTAGCGTATGTGTCAACAGCCATGGTGCTAAATAATTGACAGTAATCATTTCAGGAAGCCCCTCGGAAGTAATGCGAGGCTCAAAAGCATGGATTCCCGCATTGTTCAACAGCACATCAATTTTAGGGTAAGCGGAGGCTATTTCGCTCCCAACCCGTTTAACATCCTTCAATAGCGATAAATCTCCATAAAAAAAGTCGATTTTCGCTGATGGTGCACTCGCTCTAATCAGTTTTCTCGTAGCTTCAGCGCGTTCTTTACTCCTTGCAGTCAAGACAAGGTTAAAACCGCGTCTTCCCAATTCAAGCGCGACAAGCTGTCCAAGACCGTTGGTGGCACCTGTAATGACAACAGTTGCTTTTTTAGGCATCGTAATTTCTCCTTCATGTGATACAATTTTTTAGAAGCAAACATTTCGGATAACAGGTCAGGTATTGAATATTTAGTTGACATATGTCCACTATATTGATTTGATTGATATATGTCAATTAAATTTAATTTCTTTTTTGATCTATAGAAAGGTGATTGAGGATGAACGATAATGAATTCAAATATGAATCAAGGGAGAAGCTAGAGATTCAATTGGGCCAGCAGCTGAACGCCCTCATCAGCGCTTCACATGCTTTGAATGTCAGAGCCGCAGCAAAGTTCGATTCCTCCCTGCAGCCTGCCGCTTTTCATATTGTTCGTTGGCTTTATTCTTATGGGCCAACTAGTGCCGCTACTTTAGCGGAATCAACGGCGATGGATAGAAGTTCAGTTAGTCGTCTTGTCAAACAGCTCGAATCTCTGGGGTATGTGAACAGAGAAGTGTCTCCGCATGATGGTCGGGGAATTGTGTTGTCTCTTACCGAGGATGGACAACAGAAAATAGTAGGTGCGCTTAAGGAGAAAGAGTCCGTTTTTTATGAACGACTCTCGGACTGGAAGGATGCAGAACTCCATGATTTCATCCAAATGCTCAGCCACTTTAATGGATATAATCCTTGATGAGAACGTAACTTGCGGTGTTGTAATCTTTAATGCTCTCGCTAACAGTAATAAAGCCATTTCCCAATATGTAAACAAAGGACCATCCCGCAAAGGATGGCCCTAAAACTTGCCGTTACTGACAGCGCACTGAACCGTACTATAGGTAAGAGTACGGATCATTAAGCTAACGGGACACGATGTTGCGGCAGTAATGCAGCAGATGATGCTCCGCCTACTAACATTAAAGAAAGATCTGTCATTGCAATAATTCGTTTAAAATTTTTCATATTCCACCTCATATTTTATTATATTTACAAGAAAATACTATCAAAAAATATTTTCAATCAAATACATAAAATACACAATGTGACAATTCATGTTAAATAAAAGAAATAAAAGTAATAATATTACAAAATAATCAAATATAATACATAATTTTAGCAATATATAGTATTATTGGTTTATAAACAATTAACAGGTATAAAAAATGTGAGGTTTAATCTGTGAATTCAAGCAAAAGAATATCTATTTTTATATTACTATTACTAGTAAGTGTTAGTGTTATTGGATGTTCCCCCAAAAAAGAGCTTCCAAAAATACATTTAACTGTTGCTACGAACTCTCCCGAGTATTTTTTAAGCAAGTATGGAGAACCGTACATGATTAAGTATCCTAACATTACTATCGAACCAATAGAGGTGAGACCACAAGATTTATTTGATAGAGATGCTTATGTAAAAATGCTAACAGAAAAGAAACCAGATTTAATTGATGTGAATTTAGAAATGTACAATTATTTGATAGACAGGGGATTGTTATATGGAATAGATTCAATGATAAAAAAAGACAAATTTGATCTCGAAAAACTATTTATAGGTGTGGTTGATGTGTTAAAAGGAAATGATGGCCAATTATACGGATTGAGTCAAGATTTCACTACTGATGCGGTGTATTATAATAAAGATATGTTCGATAAATATCAATTACCTGTTCCAACAGATAAAATGTCTTGGTCAGAAATACTTCAACTAGCAATAAGGTTTCCAGTTGATAATAGCGGGAATAATTCGCTATACGGTTTATCTACCAACTCCCCACTTGGTATATTTGGTTTATTTTACGCTATAGGCGAGACTGATAATTTACAAATGATTAGAAAAAATAAATTAATCTTAGAATCACAAGAGTGGGATAATATTTATCGAAATATAATTAAAACATATAAATATGGCGCAATCTGGGACTATAACACAATAAATGAAGATCTATTTATTAAGGGTAATGTTGCAATGAAAGTTGATTCTTCAAGTTATATAAAATCATTAAAAAGTGAAAGTGAATTCCGATGGGGGGTTGTAACATATCCTGTTGATCCGAAAAATCCTGATTATACTCCTCGGTTAAATTTAAATCATATTACTAGCATAAACAAAAATTCAGGACAGATAGATAATGCTTGGAACTTTATAAGATTTATTAATAGTGAAGAAGTATCAAAAGCTCAATCAAAAATTTTAAATGGCGATGTTCTATCACGTCCAAGTATCATGATAGAGAATAATGCTGAGATAGATATTAATGCATTTTATAAATTAAAACCAATGGCTAAATATCTTAAGTATGACCAACAAAATGCTGGGTTTAGTGCAGAGTTCATTCCCTTTTTCAACAAGGAAGCTCAAAAAGCAATTGAGGGTAAGCTATCCATAGAAAATTCTTTTGATAATATACTTCGAGAAGGAGATATTGAGATAAAAGCATCTGTCTCAAAAGAACAAGGTACTGCTCGATAAAACTAGTAGATAGTTATTGTGATGGTGAGGAAATTGTCAGGCTTATAGTAAAAGAAGTGTAAACTAACACGGTTCTAATAATCGAAATATTAAA
Proteins encoded:
- a CDS encoding MarR family winged helix-turn-helix transcriptional regulator — its product is MNDNEFKYESREKLEIQLGQQLNALISASHALNVRAAAKFDSSLQPAAFHIVRWLYSYGPTSAATLAESTAMDRSSVSRLVKQLESLGYVNREVSPHDGRGIVLSLTEDGQQKIVGALKEKESVFYERLSDWKDAELHDFIQMLSHFNGYNP
- a CDS encoding ABC transporter substrate-binding protein produces the protein MIKYPNITIEPIEVRPQDLFDRDAYVKMLTEKKPDLIDVNLEMYNYLIDRGLLYGIDSMIKKDKFDLEKLFIGVVDVLKGNDGQLYGLSQDFTTDAVYYNKDMFDKYQLPVPTDKMSWSEILQLAIRFPVDNSGNNSLYGLSTNSPLGIFGLFYAIGETDNLQMIRKNKLILESQEWDNIYRNIIKTYKYGAIWDYNTINEDLFIKGNVAMKVDSSSYIKSLKSESEFRWGVVTYPVDPKNPDYTPRLNLNHITSINKNSGQIDNAWNFIRFINSEEVSKAQSKILNGDVLSRPSIMIENNAEIDINAFYKLKPMAKYLKYDQQNAGFSAEFIPFFNKEAQKAIEGKLSIENSFDNILREGDIEIKASVSKEQGTAR